The following proteins are co-located in the Nocardioides piscis genome:
- a CDS encoding DNA-3-methyladenine glycosylase: protein MTASADLAARLSGPVVDVAPTLLGSTLRCGDITLRITEVEAYAGSEDPGSHSHRGRTPRNATMFGPPGHLYVYFTYGMHHCANVVCGPEGTSSGILLRAGEVVGGLETARARRPRSQDRDLARGPARLCSTLGIDLDDDGTDLSQGRVRLDLGAPLDASAISSGPRVGLRAAADFPWRFWLTGEPTVSIYRPAAPLRRRQGSDLRKR, encoded by the coding sequence GTGACCGCCTCGGCTGACCTCGCGGCTCGGCTGTCCGGCCCGGTGGTCGACGTCGCTCCCACCCTGCTGGGGTCGACGCTGCGCTGTGGGGACATCACGCTCCGGATCACCGAGGTCGAGGCGTACGCCGGGTCCGAGGACCCCGGCTCGCACTCCCACCGAGGTCGTACGCCGCGCAACGCAACGATGTTCGGCCCGCCCGGCCACCTGTACGTCTACTTCACCTACGGCATGCACCACTGCGCCAACGTGGTCTGCGGACCGGAGGGGACCTCGTCCGGGATCCTGCTCCGCGCCGGCGAGGTCGTCGGCGGGCTCGAGACCGCGCGGGCCAGGAGGCCGCGCTCACAGGATCGGGACCTGGCCCGCGGGCCGGCGCGCCTCTGCTCGACCCTCGGGATCGATCTCGACGACGACGGCACCGACCTCTCGCAGGGGCGTGTCCGGCTCGACCTGGGCGCGCCGCTCGACGCCTCGGCCATCTCGAGCGGGCCGCGGGTCGGCCTGCGCGCGGCGGCAGACTTCCCGTGGCGCTTCTGGTTGACCGGGGAGCCCACGGTCTCGATCTATCGTCCGGCCGCACCATTGCGCCGGCGACAGGGCTCTGACCTGCGCAAACGCTAG